The Microbacterium horticulturae genome has a window encoding:
- a CDS encoding D-alanyl-D-alanine carboxypeptidase family protein, whose amino-acid sequence MPTENLSPDDLTDFAELLATADTAPPEHGGPRRRSRRKQRGGRRRGGLIALLVVVVVLGAVGGYAGWALNASLPVPVASVHKPAVPVTSAAEVPLPSDGASAIRLSGADKYFAAAKTKLDLTSGTTKPLTIASITKVVTALVVLDARPLSDADDHGPMITWSKADHDLYDRYYVMGATIATMPIGSSMSEYDALATMLLPSACNYADALATWAYGSQWSFVAATRAWLADHGLKHTTIVEPTGLSHENRSTPADLIKIGKLAAANPVVAKIAGTASLVVPGAGMIRNTNDLLGTDGITGLKTGNLGYGSFCLLYTADVNVQSAGSVHVIGAVLGGGSRESIDGDVKATLDGIYSGFHMVPVAETDQRLGTYTTAWGSSARLVVSESASVFTWSDTPITVSMKTATPKDYTDGEVVGQLTWTAGPRTAKAKIAVDGDITPPDAWWRLTHPFELG is encoded by the coding sequence ATGCCCACTGAGAACCTGTCACCCGACGACCTCACCGACTTCGCCGAGCTGCTGGCCACGGCCGACACCGCACCCCCTGAGCACGGTGGCCCGCGGCGCCGTAGCCGGCGGAAACAGCGCGGCGGGAGGCGGCGCGGCGGGCTCATCGCGCTCCTGGTGGTGGTCGTCGTGCTCGGCGCCGTGGGCGGCTACGCCGGCTGGGCGCTCAACGCATCCTTGCCGGTGCCCGTGGCGTCGGTGCACAAACCGGCTGTTCCCGTCACGTCGGCGGCCGAGGTGCCGCTCCCCTCCGACGGGGCTTCTGCGATCCGTCTCTCGGGCGCGGACAAGTACTTCGCGGCTGCCAAGACGAAGCTCGATCTGACCAGCGGCACGACCAAGCCGTTGACGATCGCCAGCATCACGAAGGTGGTCACCGCGCTCGTCGTACTCGACGCTCGACCGCTCTCCGACGCCGATGATCACGGCCCCATGATCACCTGGAGCAAGGCCGACCACGACCTGTACGACAGGTACTACGTGATGGGGGCCACGATCGCGACGATGCCGATCGGCAGCTCGATGTCGGAGTACGACGCGCTGGCCACGATGCTGCTGCCCTCAGCCTGCAACTACGCCGATGCTCTGGCGACCTGGGCGTACGGATCGCAGTGGTCGTTCGTTGCTGCCACCCGCGCGTGGCTGGCGGACCACGGCCTGAAGCACACGACGATCGTCGAGCCGACGGGGCTCAGCCATGAGAACCGCAGTACGCCGGCCGACCTGATCAAGATCGGCAAGCTTGCGGCCGCGAACCCGGTGGTCGCCAAGATCGCGGGCACCGCCTCTCTCGTCGTCCCCGGAGCCGGCATGATCCGCAACACGAACGACCTGCTCGGTACGGACGGGATCACCGGCCTGAAAACGGGAAATCTCGGCTACGGCAGCTTCTGCCTGCTGTACACGGCGGACGTCAACGTGCAGTCGGCAGGAAGCGTGCACGTCATCGGCGCCGTTCTCGGGGGCGGGTCGCGCGAGTCGATCGATGGCGACGTGAAGGCGACCCTCGACGGGATTTATAGCGGCTTCCATATGGTGCCCGTCGCCGAGACCGACCAGCGGCTCGGCACCTACACGACAGCGTGGGGATCATCGGCCCGGTTGGTCGTGAGCGAATCCGCCTCCGTTTTCACCTGGTCTGACACGCCCATCACGGTGTCGATGAAGACCGCCACGCCGAAGGACTACACGGACGGCGAAGTCGTCGGCCAACTCACATGGACCGCGGGGCCGCGCACGGCCAAGGCCAAGATCGCGGTCGACGGGGACATCACGCCGCCCGACGCCTGGTGGCGGCTGACGCATCCCTTCGAACTCGGCTGA